In Arthrobacter sp. SLBN-112, a genomic segment contains:
- a CDS encoding phosphatidylinositol-specific phospholipase C/glycerophosphodiester phosphodiesterase family protein codes for MFVKSTLAAVAVLASLAGTASAPANAGAEAAKPADVVVGQPLAGTHAHNDYEHDRPLYDALEHGFTSVEADVWLVDGELRVAHDLADAKQGVTLESLYLDPLQDLVRSQPGHGVYPQWDGSLQLLIDIKSEGEATYAAVEEELAEHRDIMSRYTNGNVKTGPVTAVISGNRPLATMQAQTQRFSFYDGRAADLTSGLPAALMPLVSDNWTKLFTWQGVGPMPEAERTKLRAFVATAHANGYRVRFWATPDQPGAARDAVWTELADAGVDHINTDDLAGLQQFLTARSA; via the coding sequence GTGTTCGTGAAAAGCACCCTTGCCGCCGTCGCCGTCCTCGCGTCCCTGGCCGGGACAGCCTCAGCCCCCGCCAATGCCGGCGCTGAGGCAGCCAAACCGGCGGACGTCGTCGTCGGCCAGCCCCTCGCCGGCACCCACGCCCACAATGACTACGAGCATGACCGCCCCCTGTATGACGCCCTGGAGCACGGCTTCACCAGCGTCGAGGCGGACGTGTGGCTGGTGGACGGTGAGCTGCGGGTGGCGCATGATTTGGCCGACGCAAAACAGGGCGTCACGCTCGAAAGCCTCTACCTCGATCCGCTGCAGGACCTTGTCCGCAGCCAGCCCGGCCACGGCGTCTACCCCCAGTGGGACGGCAGCCTGCAGCTCCTCATTGACATCAAGAGCGAGGGCGAGGCCACCTACGCCGCCGTCGAGGAGGAACTGGCTGAGCACCGCGACATCATGAGCCGCTACACCAACGGCAACGTCAAGACCGGCCCGGTCACCGCGGTCATCAGCGGCAACCGTCCGCTGGCCACCATGCAGGCACAGACCCAGCGCTTCAGCTTCTACGACGGCCGAGCCGCCGACCTCACCTCAGGCCTGCCCGCCGCCCTGATGCCGCTGGTCAGTGACAACTGGACCAAGCTCTTCACCTGGCAGGGCGTCGGCCCCATGCCCGAGGCTGAGCGCACCAAGCTGCGTGCCTTCGTGGCCACCGCCCACGCCAACGGCTACCGCGTCCGCTTCTGGGCCACCCCGGACCAGCCCGGTGCCGCCCGTGACGCCGTCTGGACCGAACTCGCCGACGCCGGCGTGGACCACATCAACACCGACGA